The DNA segment AGTGGAAAACACTTGATACAATTTAAtgtaaattcattttttagttttattacagTTGGACCGAGAAAAGAGGGGAAATTTCACGTACAATTCCCAAAAGCGTTTACACACCCTGCGGAGACACCCTGTGTCATGCTGGCAATATTTGTTCTTTGGGTATTGGATGTTTTGACAATATCGCATTTCGACTGTTGTTTTCGATTTAAATGCACATTTTCAAAAAGGAAGTAAAAATTGGTAAGAATAATTAACTTTTTACGAAAATTTATCTATATTATTCGCAAAAAGCTCGCTCGGCCAATGTGATTTGACCGTTTTCTATTGCATGCAATACAAGTCATGATTTAACAGATCAAAGGAGGCGAAATTAATGGAGAAATTGTTGTCCAAAGACCTTTCGGACGAATTAGGAAGATATTGCAACTGTGATACACGACGAAACAGGCCCCAAAATCAAGTACATGGAATTATGAAGACAAAAGTAAACTATAGGTATGTTTTTAACTTAACGGTCTAATACAGACTCTACTGGATTATTTCTACATTAATCGCCCCTGTAAATAGTTGATAGCGGTTCGAGGAAGAATCAAACCCATTGATATTTTCTCATCCTAATGGAAACTAGTTAAAACCACATTCGTACCAATATCCACATTTATTTAGCCTCAATATAATGTATTTGGAATATCCTTTCTGTACTCTTATgcaacacacatactcacaaaAACCGGGACGCTGGGTAGGAATGAATTTCGATTTTACCATCGTTACAGATCCAAGTCGACCCGTTGTCTCCCTCTACGATGGCCTGCACTATGCAAGCTCCAACGACATCAGGGCTAGCAGGGGGTGAAATAAGAAAAGaaattctataattcattgccgtcccaaaaacaaaaagtaccTAAACTCTTACCTTTGCGGCGCATACGGATGTTTAAATTCGCGAAACATCGTTTGCAACACCTCGATCTCAATCGACAGTGAGCGGCAGTTTTCAAACATCCGAGTACGCGTCCCACCCGGACAGATGATGATAAACTTGACGCCAGTTTCGCTGTACACAGGTTCAACCTGCCGGTTCAATTAAGTAAGGTTCGATAAGTTGCGGGCGTAGCTAAAAAAACGATCAGCCATACGCTTACCCCCAGCGATCGTGTGAACCCAATTAAGCCGTGCTTCGATGCACAATAGGTGGGAAGAAATGGGATCGGTTCTAGCCCTGCTGTTGATGCCACATTCACTATAACGCCACCCTTGCCACCCTTCGCCCGGGACATCAAGTTCAGCGCAATGAGGCATGAGTTGATCACACCCGTCTTTCGGATAAGGATAATCACGTGGTATCAGCTATTAAAGTCCACTTCTTATGGTGATCTGCGACCGATCCACTTACCAAATTAACGCCGATCAGTTTATCGGGTACTTCACTCTCAACGATGCCGGCCGAATTCACCAAGATATCGATCGAGCCCAGCGCCTCGATGATGTCCCGCTCCAGCAGCTGCTTCAACGCCGCACGATTCGAGATGTCGCAGATTTTGCAGAGTATCAGCGCATCGCCACCGCTTTCTTTCAAACACGACAGATTGGAATCGGTCAGCTCCACCACATCAACGATGCACAGTTTCTGCAGCAATTTTTATATAACCATTATTCTCACGAACCATTCGCCTCGCACATTAACATTTAAAAGTGTGATGTTCACCTTCACTCCCTGCCTGAGCAGATGCTGCCCTATTGCCATTCCCATGCCACCGCAGCCACCAAAAACGACCGCACTTTGACCCGCTAGAGACATGCTGAGATCGGTTGAACTGCTGCACTGGCAATTGATTGTCGTTTTTTTCACCTTCACTTCCACTTCCGCGGCTGTAATCGGATAGGACGGTGCAACTGCTACGAACGGTGAATGATGAATGCATGCTCCATCTGAGAtgcacattttattttgttggtaCAGTACAGTAACTACCTATACACCGAGCCACCATTCCTAACCGCATACCCCGGTGGTTCCGCAGCAAGGTGAACCGCGCTAATTAATTGCTACGCTGACTTGGTTTAGGTACACGCGCATTTGATAAGCACTCACATAACTGCAGTACTACTCTTTGCTCACAACCTAGGATAATagtgggggggaggggcgcCAACGAAGTTCTAAAACGGGTTTAAACAGGCAACACGCAAAACTACAGTCGTTAACAATAGACTGAATCGTATCCTGGTATCTCTATTATGGTTAAAAGATACTGCTCATCTGAGCCTGTAATAAG comes from the Anopheles coluzzii chromosome 2, AcolN3, whole genome shotgun sequence genome and includes:
- the LOC120953310 gene encoding alcohol dehydrogenase 1-like, translated to MSLAGQSAVVFGGCGGMGMAIGQHLLRQGVKKLCIVDVVELTDSNLSCLKESGGDALILCKICDISNRAALKQLLERDIIEALGSIDILVNSAGIVESEVPDKLIGVNLTGVINSCLIALNLMSRAKGGKGGVIVNVASTAGLEPIPFLPTYCASKHGLIGFTRSLGVEPVYSETGVKFIIICPGGTRTRMFENCRSLSIEIEVLQTMFREFKHPYAPQSPDVVGACIVQAIVEGDNGSTWICNDGKIEIHSYPASRFL